A region from the Natronorubrum halophilum genome encodes:
- a CDS encoding carbohydrate kinase family protein, translating to MSRNVLVAGETLIDFLPDRAGALEDVPGFSRRPGGAPANVAVALARLERTPLFWTRVGADPFGRFLETTLDDAWLPDRFIERDAEAKTTLAFVTHDESGDREFTFYRDDTADTRLEPGRIDDATLEALEWVHVGGVTLADGSSRDATLDLLERAADAGCTTSFDPNYRPELWADEAMFARVGREALGHVDVCKATVEELEAIGFGGATAESTSKPESIARAVLERGNGPHTVFVTRGSDGAIAVAAADAPWSAKPAVASVSHAGFDVDVVDTTGAGDAFVAGSIAALRDGSSLEDVLEFANAVAATATTENGAMAALPARGSVKSVLEDGPVS from the coding sequence ATGTCCCGAAACGTCCTCGTCGCCGGCGAGACGCTGATCGATTTCTTGCCCGACCGAGCGGGCGCGCTCGAGGACGTGCCGGGCTTTTCCCGCCGACCCGGCGGCGCGCCGGCGAACGTCGCCGTCGCGCTCGCACGCCTCGAGCGCACGCCGCTGTTCTGGACCCGCGTCGGTGCTGATCCGTTCGGCCGGTTCCTCGAGACCACGCTCGATGACGCGTGGCTCCCGGACCGTTTCATCGAGCGCGACGCCGAAGCGAAGACGACGCTCGCGTTCGTCACCCACGACGAATCCGGCGACCGCGAGTTCACGTTCTATCGCGACGACACCGCGGACACGCGACTCGAGCCCGGTCGAATCGACGACGCGACGCTCGAGGCCCTCGAGTGGGTTCACGTCGGCGGCGTCACCCTCGCGGACGGATCGTCCCGCGACGCGACGCTCGATCTCCTCGAGCGCGCTGCCGACGCGGGCTGTACGACCTCGTTCGACCCGAATTACAGACCGGAACTCTGGGCCGACGAGGCAATGTTTGCGCGCGTCGGTCGCGAGGCGCTCGGACACGTCGACGTCTGTAAGGCGACCGTCGAGGAACTCGAGGCGATCGGATTCGGAGGCGCGACGGCGGAGTCGACGTCGAAACCGGAATCGATCGCTCGAGCCGTTCTCGAACGCGGAAACGGTCCGCACACCGTTTTCGTCACCCGTGGAAGCGACGGTGCCATCGCGGTCGCCGCCGCGGACGCGCCGTGGTCCGCAAAACCGGCCGTAGCCTCGGTTTCCCACGCGGGGTTCGACGTCGACGTCGTCGATACGACGGGCGCGGGTGACGCGTTCGTCGCCGGTTCGATCGCCGCGTTGCGCGACGGCTCCTCGCTCGAGGACGTCCTCGAGTTCGCGAACGCGGTCGCCGCGACGGCGACCACCGAGAACGGAGCGATGGCGGCGCTGCCGGCCCGGGGATCGGTGAAATCGGTGCTCGAAGACGGGCCGGTATCGTAG
- a CDS encoding metal ABC transporter permease, with product MNEQPTRRRLEHVGISLIGVLAVVAVGLLAVDALRTYPYVGELYDQARIAGWWLDHYLGTNVFYHPFMWRSIATGVLIGIVAPLVGTYLVHREMALIGETLAHTAFAGVAIGLLFSATTSWGISLLLAALVVGILGALGVQWLAERTDTYGDVPIAIMLTGSFAVGTLIISYGRGMTGINIEDYLFGSISVVTPGGARLMAALSVLVVAVVVATYKQLLFITFDEQAARVARLNVTWYNTLLIVMTAVVVVGAMQILGVILVAAMLVVPVAAATQIARSFRETLFCSILFGQLAIVGGFAVSISQGLPTGGSIVIVAIASYLLAIAVSSRSTAAISTH from the coding sequence ATGAACGAGCAGCCTACGCGCCGACGGCTCGAGCACGTCGGCATCAGTCTGATCGGTGTCCTCGCGGTCGTAGCGGTCGGGTTGCTCGCCGTCGACGCGCTGCGGACCTACCCCTACGTCGGCGAACTCTACGATCAGGCGCGGATCGCCGGCTGGTGGCTGGACCACTACCTCGGAACGAACGTCTTCTACCACCCGTTCATGTGGCGATCGATCGCGACGGGCGTCCTGATCGGGATCGTCGCCCCGCTGGTCGGCACCTATCTCGTCCACCGCGAGATGGCGCTGATCGGTGAGACGCTGGCCCACACGGCCTTCGCCGGCGTCGCGATCGGGCTGCTGTTCAGCGCGACGACCAGTTGGGGTATCTCGCTGTTGCTGGCGGCGCTGGTCGTCGGAATCCTCGGCGCGCTGGGCGTCCAGTGGCTGGCCGAGCGAACGGACACCTACGGCGACGTTCCGATCGCGATCATGCTGACCGGTAGCTTCGCCGTCGGGACGCTCATCATCAGCTACGGCCGCGGCATGACCGGGATCAACATCGAAGATTACCTCTTCGGGAGCATCTCCGTCGTCACGCCTGGCGGCGCGCGGCTGATGGCGGCCCTCAGCGTCCTCGTCGTCGCCGTCGTGGTCGCGACGTACAAACAGCTGCTGTTCATCACGTTCGACGAACAGGCCGCTCGCGTCGCCCGACTCAACGTGACCTGGTACAACACCCTGTTGATCGTGATGACGGCCGTCGTCGTCGTCGGCGCGATGCAGATCCTCGGCGTGATCCTCGTCGCCGCGATGCTCGTCGTCCCGGTCGCGGCCGCCACGCAGATCGCACGGAGCTTCCGCGAAACGCTGTTTTGCTCGATCCTGTTCGGTCAACTCGCGATCGTCGGCGGCTTCGCGGTCTCGATCTCACAGGGGCTGCCGACCGGCGGCTCCATCGTCATCGTCGCGATCGCCTCCTACCTGCTCGCGATCGCCGTCTCGAGTCGTTCGACGGCGGCGATTTCGACGCACTGA
- a CDS encoding aldehyde dehydrogenase family protein yields MATRVAQRRERIYADGEWLETEDVISVSDLADGGTFAQVAAADPAVAHTALEAAHEIKPDLRETTVVERAKWCETIADGLREREEELTEVIVREAGKPISSARGEVGQAAERFDRAAEEARNIVSKGEYREGSTEGHEGWQAIVKHEPIGAVLCITPYNYPLATTALQVAPALAAGNSVLLKPASKTPISAAILADVIADVDGIPDGAFNFVPGEASEIGDVLSGDDRVNAIAMTGSSGAGKHVARESGMVNLHMELGGNAPAIVFDDADLTDVAGNCAKGSFKYAGQRCSAVSRVLAHESVHDDLVDLIDGQMDAWQAGDLFDENTAFGPLISEDQADWVEELVEDAVEKGADLVRGGERRAPEGVPEELGNQFFEPTLLANVPRDARIVDEEQFGPVAVVTTFADEDEAIDIANSSDLALDAAVFTSDHNRAMNVANRVDAGAVRINGAPSHGLGDIPFGGNKDSGIGREGLDASIHAMMREKSIIL; encoded by the coding sequence ATGGCAACCAGAGTCGCACAGCGGAGAGAGCGGATCTACGCCGACGGGGAATGGCTCGAGACGGAGGACGTCATTTCGGTCTCGGATCTCGCTGACGGCGGCACCTTCGCGCAGGTCGCCGCGGCGGATCCGGCCGTAGCGCACACCGCGCTCGAGGCGGCCCACGAAATCAAACCCGACCTGCGGGAGACGACGGTCGTCGAACGAGCGAAGTGGTGCGAGACGATCGCTGACGGGCTTCGCGAGCGCGAGGAAGAACTCACGGAGGTCATCGTCCGCGAAGCCGGCAAACCGATCTCGTCGGCCCGCGGCGAGGTCGGCCAGGCCGCGGAGCGCTTCGATCGCGCGGCCGAGGAGGCCCGCAACATCGTCAGCAAGGGCGAGTACCGCGAGGGCTCGACGGAAGGCCACGAGGGCTGGCAGGCGATCGTCAAACACGAACCGATCGGTGCGGTGCTCTGTATCACGCCGTACAATTACCCGCTGGCCACGACGGCATTACAGGTTGCCCCTGCACTCGCCGCGGGGAACAGCGTACTGCTCAAGCCCGCGAGCAAGACGCCAATCTCGGCGGCGATCCTGGCGGACGTCATCGCCGACGTCGACGGCATTCCGGACGGCGCGTTCAACTTCGTCCCTGGCGAAGCGAGCGAGATCGGCGACGTCCTGTCGGGCGACGACCGCGTCAACGCCATCGCGATGACCGGCTCCTCGGGTGCGGGCAAGCACGTCGCCCGCGAGAGCGGCATGGTCAACCTGCACATGGAACTTGGCGGCAACGCGCCGGCGATCGTCTTCGATGACGCCGACCTCACCGACGTCGCGGGCAACTGCGCCAAGGGCTCGTTCAAGTACGCCGGCCAGCGCTGTTCGGCCGTCTCGCGCGTCCTCGCCCACGAATCGGTCCACGACGACCTCGTGGATCTGATCGACGGCCAGATGGACGCCTGGCAAGCCGGCGACCTCTTCGACGAGAACACCGCCTTCGGGCCGCTCATCAGCGAAGATCAGGCCGACTGGGTCGAGGAACTCGTCGAGGACGCCGTGGAGAAGGGGGCCGACCTCGTGCGCGGTGGCGAGCGCCGCGCACCCGAGGGCGTTCCCGAGGAACTCGGAAACCAGTTCTTCGAACCGACGCTGCTCGCGAACGTCCCCCGCGACGCCCGCATCGTCGACGAAGAGCAGTTCGGACCCGTCGCCGTCGTCACCACCTTCGCGGACGAAGATGAGGCCATCGATATCGCCAACAGCTCCGATCTCGCGCTGGACGCCGCCGTCTTCACGAGCGATCACAACCGTGCGATGAACGTGGCGAACCGCGTCGACGCCGGCGCGGTTCGAATCAACGGCGCGCCGAGCCACGGTCTCGGCGACATTCCGTTCGGCGGCAACAAGGATTCGGGAATCGGTCGCGAGGGCCTCGACGCCTCCATCCACGCGATGATGCGCGAGAAGAGCATCATTCTATAG
- a CDS encoding YihY/virulence factor BrkB family protein encodes MSTDLRDGLSFGKAVVNGIQAKNVPFMAASIAYQAFISLIPLLVLVFFLVTIAGDEQFATQVTTTTEGFLPESGQLLVEESLEDSPATAGSSVIGLVVLLWGSLKIFRGLDTAFSEIYDSAEENSFVEQLRDALLVFAAIGGSLIAAAGIGIVFAFLPSIPGFGVLQSLLLVVILGLAFYPMYYYFPDVDVSRREVIPGVVVAAVGWTALQSLFRVYVSLAADSGGGAVGAILLLLTWLYFGGLILLSGAVVNAIGTGYLEPEADEGETDEDALTEESIAETDRAPFVDDDQRERERLADRATALERERNQLRTDLAAQRKRRYRLEDRVNSLEATTRNLEAENERLQRELEDRQRTEPRWRRTVRTALDHVQSLNVGTVKRRQQ; translated from the coding sequence ATGTCTACCGATCTCCGGGACGGCCTCTCGTTCGGAAAGGCGGTCGTCAACGGAATCCAGGCGAAGAACGTCCCGTTCATGGCCGCGAGCATCGCGTACCAGGCGTTCATCTCGTTGATCCCGCTGCTCGTCCTCGTGTTCTTCCTCGTCACCATCGCTGGCGACGAACAGTTCGCGACCCAGGTCACCACGACGACCGAGGGCTTTCTCCCCGAGAGCGGCCAGCTGTTGGTCGAAGAGTCCCTCGAGGATTCGCCCGCCACGGCGGGATCGTCGGTGATCGGGCTTGTCGTCCTCCTGTGGGGGTCGCTGAAGATCTTCAGAGGACTCGACACGGCGTTCTCGGAGATCTACGACTCGGCGGAAGAGAACTCGTTCGTCGAGCAACTGCGCGACGCGCTCCTCGTCTTCGCCGCGATCGGCGGGTCGCTGATCGCGGCGGCCGGCATCGGTATCGTGTTCGCCTTCCTGCCGTCGATTCCCGGATTCGGGGTGTTGCAGTCGCTCCTGCTCGTGGTCATCCTCGGTCTCGCGTTCTATCCGATGTACTACTACTTTCCCGACGTCGACGTTTCCCGTCGTGAGGTCATCCCCGGCGTCGTCGTCGCGGCCGTCGGCTGGACGGCGCTGCAGTCGCTCTTTCGGGTGTACGTCTCGCTCGCCGCCGACTCCGGGGGAGGGGCGGTCGGTGCGATCCTCCTCCTGTTGACGTGGCTGTACTTCGGCGGACTGATCCTCCTCTCCGGAGCCGTCGTCAACGCGATCGGTACCGGCTATCTCGAGCCCGAAGCCGACGAGGGTGAGACCGACGAGGACGCCCTCACCGAGGAGTCGATCGCCGAAACGGATCGCGCCCCCTTCGTGGACGACGACCAGCGCGAACGCGAGCGCCTCGCCGACCGCGCCACCGCCCTCGAGCGGGAGCGAAACCAGCTTCGAACCGACCTGGCGGCCCAGCGCAAACGCCGATACCGGCTGGAAGACCGGGTGAACAGTCTCGAGGCGACCACCCGAAATCTCGAGGCCGAGAACGAACGGTTGCAACGCGAACTCGAGGACCGGCAGCGAACGGAGCCGAGGTGGCGACGGACGGTTCGGACGGCACTGGATCACGTGCAGTCGCTGAACGTCGGGACGGTCAAACGTCGACAGCAGTAG
- a CDS encoding metal ABC transporter ATP-binding protein, whose translation MTAVSLEHVTFSYGDQPAVRDVSLDVEEGDFLGLIGPNGSGKTTLLHCMLGLLEPDSGTVELFDQPVDSFDDGERIGYVSQKATSRGGTMPVTVREAVTMGRFAHAGFGRLADEDREAVDDALETVGISDLADRRINQLSGGQRQRAYIARALASEADLLALDEPTVGVDAESRDAFYQLLESLNDAGITIILIEHDIGVVTDRAERIACINTDLYHHGDTESFVESDALTEAYGATGQVVHHHH comes from the coding sequence GTGACCGCCGTTAGCCTCGAACACGTGACGTTTTCCTACGGTGACCAGCCGGCCGTCCGCGACGTCTCACTGGACGTCGAGGAAGGGGACTTTCTCGGACTGATCGGCCCGAACGGTTCGGGAAAGACCACCCTCTTGCACTGCATGCTCGGGCTACTCGAGCCCGACAGCGGGACCGTCGAGCTATTCGACCAGCCGGTCGACAGCTTCGACGACGGCGAGCGAATCGGGTACGTTTCCCAGAAGGCAACGAGCCGCGGCGGGACGATGCCGGTCACCGTCCGCGAGGCCGTGACCATGGGCCGATTCGCCCACGCGGGCTTCGGACGACTCGCGGACGAGGACCGCGAGGCCGTCGACGACGCCCTCGAAACGGTCGGCATTAGCGACCTCGCCGACCGGCGGATCAACCAGCTCTCCGGCGGCCAGCGCCAGCGGGCGTACATCGCGCGGGCGCTCGCCTCCGAGGCAGACCTGCTCGCGCTCGACGAGCCGACCGTCGGCGTCGACGCCGAGTCTCGAGACGCGTTTTACCAGCTCCTCGAGTCGCTCAACGACGCCGGGATCACGATTATCCTCATCGAACACGACATCGGCGTCGTCACGGACCGGGCCGAACGAATCGCCTGCATCAACACCGACCTCTACCACCACGGCGACACGGAATCGTTCGTCGAGAGCGACGCGCTCACCGAAGCCTACGGCGCGACGGGGCAGGTCGTCCACCACCACCACTGA
- a CDS encoding metal ABC transporter substrate-binding protein, producing MNSTRRSLLQGGAGILATSVFAGCLDDVGRNGEFDSGYAAFFTLWDWSQQVSGDAIDFENPVGTGEAGHGWQPSGDLTRDIADTGAFVYLDTPEFSWAQDVAATLEDDYDTVAVIDALDGLDDQLLDWGHEVDNGDHEDHGDHDHEDDENDSHEGDHEDHDHENDSHEDHDHDRSSNDPHVWLDPVLAQDVIDNIVDGLADADPDNAETFEDNAAEYATHLEELDGQFEELIAEADRHVAVLAGHDSFTYLEERYGFELHTPIGVSPQEEPSHGDISDTIDLIDEEGIDTILYDAFDAPEGEVPPLVDTILGGSDATDAVAVSPAAGTLESWQEEGWGYREQMEEINIPAFREALGTQ from the coding sequence ATGAATTCGACACGACGGTCGCTGCTGCAGGGGGGCGCAGGAATTCTTGCGACGAGTGTTTTCGCTGGCTGCCTCGACGATGTCGGACGCAACGGCGAGTTCGACTCGGGGTACGCGGCCTTCTTTACGCTCTGGGACTGGTCCCAGCAGGTCAGCGGCGACGCGATCGACTTCGAGAATCCGGTCGGAACCGGTGAGGCGGGTCACGGCTGGCAGCCGAGCGGCGATCTCACCCGCGACATCGCCGACACCGGCGCGTTCGTCTACCTCGACACGCCCGAGTTCTCGTGGGCGCAAGACGTCGCCGCGACGCTCGAGGACGACTACGACACGGTTGCGGTGATCGACGCTCTCGACGGACTCGACGATCAGCTTCTCGACTGGGGTCACGAGGTCGATAACGGTGATCACGAGGACCACGGTGACCACGATCACGAGGATGACGAAAACGACAGCCACGAGGGCGATCACGAGGATCACGACCACGAAAACGATAGCCACGAGGATCACGATCACGATCGATCGTCGAACGACCCCCACGTCTGGCTCGATCCGGTGCTCGCCCAGGACGTCATCGACAATATCGTCGACGGACTCGCCGACGCCGATCCGGACAACGCCGAAACGTTCGAGGACAACGCCGCCGAGTACGCGACCCACCTCGAGGAACTCGACGGTCAGTTCGAGGAGCTGATCGCCGAGGCCGACCGCCACGTTGCCGTCCTCGCCGGTCACGACTCCTTTACGTACCTCGAGGAGCGCTACGGATTCGAACTCCACACGCCGATCGGGGTCTCTCCGCAGGAAGAACCGAGCCACGGGGACATCTCGGATACGATCGATCTCATCGACGAGGAGGGAATCGACACGATCCTCTACGACGCGTTCGACGCCCCCGAGGGCGAGGTCCCGCCGCTCGTCGACACGATCCTCGGGGGCAGCGATGCGACCGACGCGGTAGCCGTTTCGCCCGCGGCGGGCACCCTCGAGAGCTGGCAGGAAGAGGGCTGGGGCTACCGCGAGCAAATGGAAGAAATAAACATCCCCGCGTTCAGAGAAGCATTAGGTACACAGTGA
- a CDS encoding YbaK/EbsC family protein, translated as MHPRATVFAERAREEYGFDPAVEEFSEGTKTAADAADAVGCDVGQIASSLVFDIDGSLVVSVTSGANRVSESALGAEFGTEPADVSMADPDRIADEIGWSIGGVPPFCHDRTVPVVVDETLLEYETVWAAAGTPEAVFPIDPAELRTYADGEPASVAE; from the coding sequence ATGCATCCACGTGCAACGGTGTTCGCCGAACGCGCTCGCGAGGAGTACGGCTTCGATCCCGCCGTCGAGGAGTTTTCCGAAGGAACGAAGACGGCGGCGGACGCGGCGGACGCGGTCGGCTGCGACGTCGGTCAGATCGCCAGTTCGCTCGTCTTCGATATCGACGGCTCGCTCGTGGTGTCGGTTACGAGCGGTGCAAACCGGGTGAGCGAGTCGGCGCTGGGTGCGGAGTTCGGGACCGAACCGGCGGACGTCTCGATGGCCGACCCCGATCGGATCGCCGACGAGATCGGCTGGTCGATCGGCGGCGTCCCGCCGTTTTGCCACGACCGGACCGTCCCGGTCGTCGTCGACGAGACGCTCCTCGAGTACGAGACCGTCTGGGCGGCGGCAGGGACGCCGGAGGCGGTGTTTCCCATCGATCCGGCGGAGCTCCGCACGTACGCCGACGGGGAACCCGCGTCCGTCGCCGAGTAA
- a CDS encoding acetate--CoA ligase family protein translates to MGRLSALFDPETVAVVGATDREGAVGRAIFENLRGEFQGEVVPINPSRDEVLGLECYPDVSSAPPIDLAVVVVPPDIVLEAIRDIADGGIQNVVVITAGFSETGGEGAERERRLREIADEYDLNVVGPNSLGIMSTPIDMNATFGPEDATEGSISFMSQSGAFITAVLDWANEQGIGFQDVVSLGNKTVLDETDFVREWGDDPDTDVIIGYLEGIDDGNEFIETARGVTDDTPIVLVKAGRTDAGAQAASSHTGAIAGSERAYETGLEQAGVIRANSVQELFDYARALSGLPAPDRDGVAVVTNAGGPGVLTTDAVGDSRLRMADFTDGTIDALTEAMPEEANVYNPIDAIGDADVERFGEALEIALEDPNVGSAVVVSAPTAVLQYDELAETVIEKREAHDKPVVTSLMGGQRARAAEEVLREFGIPNYFDPARAVAGLDALARYREIRERTVDDPTAFDVDRERAREIVARATRRDDNRLGVESMDLLEAYGIPTPAGEIVDDPDRGREVAEGIEGDVVMKIVSPDISHKSDIGGVKVGVAEEDVYDAYEDLVARAHNYQPDATILGVQIQEMVDLEVATETIVGMNRDPQFGPLLLFGLGGIFVEILEDTSVRVAPIGEDEARGMVDEIRAAPLLRGARGREPADIEGVIETIQRLSQLVTDFPAILELDINPLVAGPDGVQAIDLRLTVDTEEL, encoded by the coding sequence ATGGGACGGTTATCCGCACTCTTCGATCCCGAGACCGTCGCCGTGGTCGGTGCAACCGACCGCGAGGGCGCCGTCGGCCGCGCAATCTTCGAGAACCTCCGTGGCGAGTTTCAGGGGGAAGTCGTACCGATCAACCCATCTCGCGACGAGGTGCTCGGGCTCGAGTGTTATCCGGACGTGTCGAGCGCGCCGCCGATCGATCTGGCGGTGGTCGTCGTCCCGCCCGATATCGTGCTCGAGGCGATCCGCGATATCGCGGACGGCGGGATTCAAAACGTCGTCGTCATCACCGCCGGCTTCTCGGAGACCGGCGGCGAGGGTGCCGAACGCGAGCGACGGTTGCGCGAGATCGCCGACGAGTACGATCTCAACGTCGTCGGCCCCAACAGTCTCGGGATCATGTCCACGCCGATCGACATGAACGCCACCTTCGGACCCGAGGACGCCACCGAGGGATCGATCTCCTTTATGAGTCAGTCGGGGGCGTTCATCACCGCCGTCCTCGACTGGGCGAACGAACAGGGGATCGGCTTTCAGGACGTCGTCTCGCTGGGTAACAAGACCGTACTCGACGAGACCGACTTCGTCCGGGAGTGGGGCGACGATCCCGACACCGACGTCATCATCGGCTACCTCGAGGGAATAGACGACGGCAACGAGTTCATCGAGACGGCCCGCGGGGTCACCGACGACACGCCGATCGTCCTCGTCAAAGCGGGCCGCACCGACGCCGGGGCGCAGGCGGCCTCCTCGCACACCGGCGCGATCGCCGGCAGCGAACGAGCCTACGAGACGGGCCTCGAGCAGGCCGGCGTGATACGTGCGAACTCCGTCCAGGAGCTGTTCGACTACGCGCGAGCGCTCTCGGGGCTGCCGGCTCCCGACCGCGACGGCGTCGCCGTGGTCACGAACGCCGGCGGCCCCGGGGTGTTGACCACCGACGCCGTCGGCGACTCCCGACTCCGGATGGCCGACTTCACCGACGGAACGATCGACGCGTTGACCGAGGCGATGCCCGAGGAGGCGAACGTCTACAACCCGATCGACGCCATCGGGGACGCCGACGTGGAGCGCTTCGGCGAAGCGCTCGAGATCGCCCTCGAGGACCCGAACGTCGGCAGCGCAGTCGTCGTCAGTGCGCCGACGGCCGTCCTCCAGTACGACGAACTCGCCGAGACCGTCATCGAGAAGCGCGAAGCCCACGACAAACCCGTCGTCACCAGCCTGATGGGGGGCCAGCGGGCGCGCGCCGCCGAGGAGGTCCTGCGGGAGTTCGGGATTCCGAACTACTTCGATCCCGCGCGGGCGGTAGCGGGGCTCGACGCGCTCGCCCGGTACCGGGAAATTCGTGAACGAACGGTCGACGATCCAACCGCGTTCGACGTCGACCGCGAACGCGCCCGGGAGATCGTAGCGCGGGCGACCCGCCGCGACGACAACCGCCTGGGCGTCGAGTCGATGGACCTGCTCGAGGCCTACGGCATCCCGACACCCGCGGGCGAGATCGTCGACGATCCGGATCGCGGACGCGAGGTGGCCGAGGGGATCGAGGGCGACGTCGTCATGAAGATCGTCAGCCCCGACATTTCGCACAAATCGGACATCGGCGGCGTCAAGGTCGGCGTCGCAGAGGAGGACGTTTACGACGCCTACGAGGACCTCGTCGCTCGAGCGCACAACTACCAGCCCGACGCGACGATCCTCGGCGTCCAGATCCAGGAGATGGTCGACCTCGAGGTGGCCACCGAGACGATTGTCGGGATGAACCGCGATCCGCAGTTCGGCCCGCTGTTGCTGTTCGGCCTCGGCGGAATTTTCGTCGAAATCCTCGAGGACACCTCGGTTCGCGTCGCGCCGATCGGCGAGGACGAGGCCCGCGGGATGGTCGACGAGATTCGGGCCGCGCCGCTGTTGCGCGGCGCTCGAGGGCGTGAGCCCGCGGATATCGAGGGTGTCATCGAGACGATCCAGCGACTCTCGCAGCTGGTAACGGATTTCCCGGCGATCCTCGAACTCGATATCAACCCGCTCGTGGCCGGCCCCGATGGCGTACAGGCGATCGATCTGCGACTGACCGTCGACACGGAGGAACTATGA
- a CDS encoding phosphotransacetylase family protein, translated as MTDTEPTETDSETDTSTTEIDSNGDARTDDEIDPKRGDEIDTILVSSLEESTGKTAIALALARLAERGGDSVGYMKPKGTSLQSNVGKTLDEDPLLARELLGLEAELHDLEPVVYSPTFVEQAIRGREDPDELRERVVEAFETLADGHDRMILEGGGEYDIGGIVELTDADIAELLDARVVLVAPYNIPGDVDEVLAASETFGDRLAGVIFNDVADAAYDPLETDVVPFLEGRGIAVAGVVPSERPLSGVTVADLATELGASMLVEDGSDAYVERFSVGAMGADSALRHFRRTKDAAVITGGDRAEIHTAALEAPGVRCLILTGGHRPSGTIIGQAAEKGVPILSVQTDTLTTVERAEDVVRSGRTRDAETVDRMEALLTDHVALESILDANSRE; from the coding sequence ATGACCGACACCGAACCCACGGAAACCGACAGCGAGACCGACACCAGCACCACCGAAATCGACTCGAACGGAGACGCCAGAACTGACGACGAAATCGACCCGAAACGCGGCGACGAGATCGACACCATTCTCGTCAGTTCGCTCGAGGAGTCCACCGGCAAGACGGCCATCGCGCTGGCACTTGCCCGCCTCGCCGAGCGCGGGGGCGACAGCGTCGGCTACATGAAACCCAAGGGCACCAGCCTGCAGAGCAACGTCGGCAAGACCCTGGACGAGGACCCGCTGCTCGCCCGCGAGTTGCTCGGCCTCGAGGCGGAGCTGCACGACCTGGAACCCGTCGTCTACTCGCCGACGTTCGTCGAGCAGGCGATCCGCGGACGCGAGGATCCCGACGAACTCCGCGAGCGCGTGGTCGAAGCTTTCGAAACGCTCGCGGACGGCCACGACCGCATGATTCTCGAGGGCGGCGGCGAGTACGACATCGGCGGGATCGTCGAACTTACCGACGCCGATATCGCCGAACTCCTCGATGCTCGCGTGGTGCTCGTCGCACCCTACAATATCCCCGGCGACGTCGACGAGGTTCTCGCCGCGTCCGAGACGTTCGGCGACCGCCTCGCCGGCGTCATCTTCAACGATGTCGCGGACGCGGCGTACGATCCCCTCGAGACCGACGTCGTCCCCTTCCTCGAGGGACGGGGAATAGCCGTCGCCGGCGTGGTGCCGAGCGAGCGACCGCTCTCGGGCGTAACGGTCGCGGATCTCGCGACGGAACTCGGCGCATCGATGCTCGTAGAGGACGGAAGCGACGCCTACGTCGAGCGGTTTAGCGTCGGCGCGATGGGTGCCGACAGCGCGCTTCGTCACTTCCGGCGGACGAAAGACGCGGCCGTGATCACGGGCGGCGATCGGGCCGAGATTCACACCGCCGCACTCGAGGCACCCGGCGTTCGGTGTCTCATTCTGACGGGGGGCCACCGGCCGTCGGGGACGATCATCGGACAGGCGGCGGAAAAGGGCGTCCCGATCCTCTCGGTGCAGACGGATACGCTCACCACCGTCGAGCGGGCCGAAGACGTCGTCCGGAGCGGGCGAACTCGCGATGCGGAGACCGTCGATCGAATGGAGGCGCTGTTGACCGACCACGTCGCTCTCGAGTCGATTCTGGACGCCAACAGTCGGGAGTAA